The genomic interval GAAAAAATTCCATTGAAAATATGGGCTTAAAAGCCACATTTTACACATTGAGATCTTGggcttgaaaattaaaattttcaggacattagacaaagaaataaaatacagtatcttttttttatgtttaaaaaagtttttttttgagagacagagagagtcagtgcgagcaggggagggtcagagagagagagggagacacagaatctgaagacaggcttcaggctctgagcaagctgtcagcacagagcccaacatggggcttgaacccatgaactgtgagatcatgacctgagccacagctggatgcttaaccaactgagccacccaggcgccccaaaacacaGTATCTTGAGTACTATTGCACTTGAGTATTACTATAGAGTCAGAGAACAGAACAAAGGAATACCTTTCCACTTGTATGATGTAAGGATTATTTAGTAATTAaactctaaaaattaataataactaCAAGTTCCCAGTTCTATTTTATTTCGTCCTATAGGAATTCACTTCATGAAGCCATGAGACTTGAATGACTCCTTATATCTTTTTGTCTTCCCTTACATTTCTTCCTTCATATACTGCCAAACATTGCCTGTGAGGCTGAAAAGCAAAGCTTTGCCTTCACTACCCAGAACCCTCTGTTAAGATTTACTTGGGCATCTGTCTCCAGGTGTCTCCAAGTAAAACATCTGTGCTCAAGGGGTCAGGGCCCAGAGATGCTACAgcttgctgtgtgatcttaggtaAGTCACTTCCCTCTTTGGACCTTGGCTTTTTCACCTGGAAAGACAAAGTCTTCCTGAGAAGACCCTAGCTTAGTTATAGTACCCTGCATTGTGAGAACtccacttagtataatactctgaGTATTTTAGGAAGTAAAGGCAGGATTAAAGCCAATGGTTGCCATCACAAATGAAGCCATTTCTGGGGGAGAAAAATTCAGTACCCATTAGTggtctcctcttccccacccccaacaaaagATGGCTACTCCCCACCCAGGATCCTCTGGTCCTCAGAGTCCTGAGATCAAAGCTCTGCCTGGTCTTTAGCATGAAGAGAGAAATCTGTTCTAAATGGACTTCCAGAAACTGTGACAGACGATTCCACCACTTCAACCCTCAAGCCAGCATGAGCCTTTAGTAATATCGAACCTTTCCTCTACATACATGAAAAACATTCATTTCCTCTAAACCTTCTCAGGGCTGACCCTCGTGCCTGAGAGAGCTACTTCTTGCTTCTCACTTTCTTTGCAGGCTACTGAAGCAGGAAGTAAGGAGGAAATGGATTTCAAGAcccaaataaaagaagaaagaaggagagagaaagagggaaagagaagagaagaaaagagaagagaaaagaaaagaagaaagaaaggaagaaaaagaaaaaaagaaagaagagactcTTATCACCTTCACTTGCTGTGTTGTTCTCTTACTCACTGGCTTCTTCCCAGCACAACTCCCTCTTAAAAGTAATGGGCCCACATCCTCCAAGCTCAGACGTTCACCGTCTTACGTCACCTCAACTTCTTTATGACATTGCAGGCTCTTTCTTGGAGGCCTTACAAAaattctcctctccctcacttaACGGGGGAGGAAACCCACGATGCAGAGGGACTGAATGGTTGCACGGGATTAAATAGTGACCAAGTCCAAGCCCAGCCCCCTGTCCTTGTGGACAAAGTCCACAGTTCCCTTAAGAATCACACACTGAGAAACAGTTTGCTAGCTAAAGTGATATCTGGTCCTTGGAGTCTTGGGATCAAAGCTCTGCCTGGCCTTtggtgagaagagagaaagctgCTCTAAATGGACTTCCAGAAACTCCATTTTGAGAGATTGGGCTGTCCGTtcaaagaagagagaatggaagatGAAAAACAATGTCAGTAAAGATAGAAACTCTGCCTAGGACATTGTCTATGCACACCTGAAAGCTGTTACTTAACATCCTTCAAATGTGTCATTGTTTGCACAAGAGTGATCATCGTgagctaatatttgttgaatgccagGCATTCCTTCCTATTGGAAAGGATGATAAAGAGTCTTGAAAGCTCATCAAGCCCTTATGGGCTTCTGTTGGTAACGACCATTGGCAATATCAGTCTCCCCGATGGTTTGGTGAGGCCAGGAGGGTGTGCACTAGTGCCCGTGTTCAACCAACACttgctgtctcttcctctgcaggCTTGTGTCCAGTCCTGGGCTACTGCAGACAAGCAAAGGCACTTAGTGTCCCTTAATCAACAAAGCTCTTAATCTGagccaaagataaataaataaataaataaataaataaataaataaataaataaacaacattgaaAAAGCTATGGGGGGCCCTAACTTGCCCTGAGCAGGCTGCTTTCTCAAAACATTTCTCTGGAATGCGGAATGGAATTCCATCTCTGGGATGGTGTGGAGCTGTGTATAATTAGGTAACATTTTTTTGGGAGTTTTTCCATTGCTTCTTTGAGCCCATTAATACGGAGAGAGTGCCTCTCACCACACCATCCGCTTGAGCGGGCAGATCCTGTCTAATCGCCTAAGTAAAGTTAATGGATGAAGTCAGCCCCTAGAGAGCtttcagggagagaggaagcagaaggcTGTGATCCAGGAAAAGACAGAGGTATCAAAGCtgggtttttgctttgtttttacctTCATGTCATCTAAAGGCAGCTTTGAAGACCTAGATCAAGTTCTTTTGTAATCAGCCAAGACTATTGTCCATCTTATTGTCACCTAAAAAACCATTTTCAGTCATTTTCTCTCATAATTCTTAGCACTGTGGCCCACTTATTGGGAATTTCAGAAATGAATCAAAATCAGTACagtaggggaaaaaatatttattttctaaagtcaTTACCTTGACAGGCAAAACAAAGCATTTTCTCAATTTCAttcagaaatacatttaaaaaaaatacatagaccAATATGGCCTGCCCAGACATATATTTAACATGGTAAATATAAGGAATAAATTGTTtgaatataaatatctataaaaaaataagtacatcaAAATTTATTCCAACCTCTTCCATTAGCCAGTTACATAAAGGGAAATCATTTTACTGCTTTAAAGCATAAccaaatgtttacttttcaatgtctttcataaacGATTCTCTACCATTGTGTTTCCAAAGATCAAGGTAAGGGAACCTCCTGATTCAAtgatcttttttgtgtgtggatcaGAGCTAGTAGATTACCATGAAAATGTTACATCTACTACTGACATGTTAGACTAGACATCTATGAGGCCAAGATTTGCTATGGGGGTTTCGGGGGGAGGGAATGGCAGGAGGGGAAGAGCCAGGGGAGGCAATAATTAAAGGTGAAGAAATACTTCTGCCAGAGGACAATCTAGGTGAGGTAGACTCATATCATCAAACTCATCCTGACTTTACAGTAGTAACAGTGTCTTTTCAGTTTTGcattttgtgaattaaaaaaaataatacaataaaagtctttttcttgtttttacttgAGTGTCCTTCGAGTGTGTTTTCAATTTGTGCATTCCTTAGAAAATCTCTGCATGGACTTTGGAGTTTCTCCCTGAAATGTGCCAGGCGCCTGAGTGAGACGCAAACACTCCCTTCAGACCCTCTTCAGAAATTCCGTGGTGCGGGTGGAATCTTCTCTCCCCCGTCGGGAGGATCCCACCCTAATCCGCAAGTCACTGTGTCTCTCAGCTTTCTGAGTGGTCCGACTATCACCCGGACGAGGAAAGACGGAAGTGGTCACCACTGATGGAAGCAAATGAAGACAGATTGGGGGACTCCTTAACATTCCCTGGAATGTTTAGAGTAAGGGCACTGGTCCGTTGCCAGTCTGGAGCAAGAAATGGTCTAAGCAGGGAGGATTCTTTTGCTCTGATCCTAGCCATGTGGAGAGAGTGCAGAATCAGCCACAAGGTTCCCTTCAGGGAGGAGATGGCATGTGACAGGCCTCAGCGACCTGCCATCAGTGTGTTCGGTTGTGGGTCACTTTCTTCTCTCGGTAGACCTCTGCTTTCAGCTTTGCAACACGAAAAGCTGTTTTGACGCTGTTGCTGATGGCATCCAACCTATTCAAACAAGACAAAAGAGAAcaagtgttattatttttttaaatcgttGTTGGGCAAAAGAAGCATCTAAAATTAGAATCTAAGTCCAGTTCCTGAACTTTTGCCACCGACCACAACAGGACCTACCACAACTTTGTTAACCTCAAGTGAAAATAAAGCCTGCCCCTTACGCTTAGAAtaggggggagaggaagggaacagTGGTCACATCTAAAGGGAACTGGgcattaaatacaaatttaaagcACAATTTGAAGGGATAAACTAGagatattctctttcttctgttgttGCATCCCAACTACGGACTCTACAGAGAAACTGATTCTCAGCATAAGTTTCAAACAATCATGGATATCTGCTTTGTCACATAAGGAACTAAAGGTGCCTGGATGGGAAAGAAACTTTAAAGAGAGAGGAGATGTGTAGCTTGACTCAAAGCAAATATGGTACCGCAATTAAAaaccatgtatatgtatatgtgtatatatatacacacacatatatatgtatatatacacatatatatgtgtgtatgtttgtgtatatatatatttctattagtTTCTATTATATCAACTCTTAAATCAGTGTTAcaattcttccctttttctttttcctgcatgAAGAAAACGTTAAAACTGTGATATATAGAGAGTTGATATGACAGAAACTAATAGAAAAGCAATAATAATTTCCAAGTCAGTTTACCTAACCCTGTGATCTGGGGGAGGAGCATCAGTGGCCTGAGATTATAAATATGGAAAGTGCAGTGGCAAAGTGAGAAGTCACAGACATCTAAGGATGTGCCACGCATCCATAGTAAACCATTGAGAAGTAGTTCATGACTGTCAGGACTGTGCTCAGAACACTTTGATCACAGAACTTCTTGCCACTGGATTTCTAGGACAAGTTTCCATGGACCATGATAGGGAAATGACATATTTCTTATGTCGTGTTGAACACGTGACAGATCTGAATGCAGATTTCTCCCCTCTAGCCTGTGAATTCTGACATGATTTGGAAATGGAAAGATCGCCACTCAAGAACGATCCATCACAACCCTACGGTGTTGCCTGATCTACATTCTTTCTCTACCCCAGCTCACGACCTACAGGAAAGAGGAGAGCTTTTCAGAAGGACATTGGTGCTCCACCAAATGcatttccctattttaaaaaaataagtaaaccctCAACACAGCACATTTTAATTCTCACCAACCCTAGCTAATGACTTCATTCTCCCTTTGGCCATTGGAATAACTGCAACAGTTTTTGAAGAACTTAATCATATGGGAGACTTcgattaaaaataaagtaaaataagcaaCCAAAAACACCCCTGTCCCTGAAAGGATTGTTAATTTCTCAAGGAAAGTGGTACATACAAAGATGCAGAAAAGCAAGGACTAGCTATGACCGAATGACAAAGGTGCCCATAGATGTATTCGGTTTGGAAAATCTACCTTCAGGCTGGGTAGCATGTGCTTTAAGATCACCAAAGTGCATTGTGGGCAAATGTCTGCATTCAAGGTCTTCAGAAAAACATCTGAGATGGATTCCTTTGCTCTTTTTAATCTATAGACTGTTAAAATCTTTGCTCTCTTCTCTAAGCCTTTctcctacttgggagtctcttaccttcttatttttcttcctgccaTGAGCTTCTGCCGAATACACTTTTCTCCAAACTCAGAacagtcttttcctttcttctggtcATCCCAGCCCTTCTCCAGACTGTCTTGGTCCCTGTGATGAAACAGATAGGGAAACGTATGTAAGCAACGGGACGTCTTTATTCCTCGCAAAGTCTCTGTTAATTTCTCTTAAAGGTAACCACATCATGGCAGCATGATCGGGAGGCCACAAAGCTGACGGAAAGCAAAGGTGTTTCTACCTCACCTGAGTTCTTTTCCCGCATGGCAAAAACTCCAGCACTTCTTGTCTTTCTGGCCAGCACACCGGCATCTCTTCCTGGGGTCTGTTGCCTTCACGGCAAATGAATCCTTTAAGGATCGCTTAGACCTAGAAGGGCTTCCGAGTCCGTATGGAACAATGTGCCTGTtatcaaaaaaagataaatgcaagaTATTCGCGCAATTAAGAGTCTTCAAAATGATGCATTCTGGGGCACAAACTCATGGCAGTGAGACACAAGGGGCTCACCACACAGCTCCTGGTAGCCCAACTTAGGAAGGTCAGTGTGAAGGTCGTCGGGTCCCTCGCTCATCAATGGCCCTGAGTGGGTCTACCCCACCAGGTGTAAATGGGTCTTTCTAACTCAGTgaaattccattttaattcttAACAGCATTCGCTTTCTTCTCGACACAAGCAGCTTtgtgtttttggggggtttttgtggttttgtttttgtttggtttttttttttttgtccaaaatTATGATATCTCTGCTTTGGTGtctgtttcatatatatatatatatatatatatatatatatatatatatatatacacgtgtgtgtgtgtatacacatacatacacatatatgtttatttaatttttttaattttttattattttacttctctaaCTTTCCAGCTAGTTAACAGCTATTGCAGGGAAGGGACTTCAATGCAAAACCATGATGCACAAGATTTTGAAAATCTCTTTCCAGTTCAAGTCCCATGATAACACTAAAAGTGCCCCCTGAGGGGTCCAGGGAGGACCTACTACTGTACCCAGGTTGGCACATCTCCTGCCCTTGGTGATATCAGGTGATTAATAGAAGGTCTCGTTTGCCAGAAGGCTCTCTAGTAATTTCCAACGTATCCCTTTTGAGTCTCACCTAAAAGGAATAAATTCGTCCCCTTGGAAGTATCACCTTTTAAGGATTGAGTTCACTATGGGGTCTGCTTGACTTGATTTTGTTTGGATTTCGATCATGCCTCACCAAAACGGGACCCTGCGTGCTTTTGTTTACAGCTGCTTCTGATGGGCGAGCTAGTTTTCAGGATGAAGGGATGGGGGGATGGTGGTTTTCAAGCTGGAGGCAGAAGAGAAATCTATGGACCCTGTTCCCATTGCTGTCTTGAAATGGGCTTTTCTaaagggaaaggacagaggggTCAGGACATCCATGTTCTGGGTCTAGCCCTGCCACGGACTCACTCCTTGGGTTTTAGTTTTGCTCTAAGTCAAATGAAGGGATCACTCTCTACCATCCCTTCTGCCCCAAGAGTAACAGGTGAGACTAACCCACATATGACCTCAGTGGCTTATTCCCGAAGCCCAGTCAGACCCCACCAGAAGAACATATCCCTCAGAAATGTGTGGCAGTGGCCTGCTTGTCACAGGCATTTTCCATCTCTCCTGTCACCAGTGTTTGAGCCACAGGGCCTCAGAaaatcctctttccctctctgtttcaaAGAACCAACCTGCCTAGGAATTTTCAGGAATGGAGAGGCACTGACCCCACCCATCTTATGTCCTCAGAAATGCTCCCTTCAAAATCCAAACGAGGGGCTCCACCCCCCTCAAAAGCAGCTAGCTGTAAGTGGGCTCCAGCCCGCGGAGCAGCCAGAGGGAAGGGTTAAGCTAGAGTTCCGACGCCCTCTAGAGACTCACTCGGGAGTGTTGACCCAGATGATGTCGAGGTGGCAGAAATAGACACACTCCTTATCCAACAGGGAAGAGCAGGAGCAGCGCTTGGACCTCCGGGGCCGCCAGGGCGCACTGGCAGCCGGCCTCTCCCCTCCGCCGTCCGGACTGGTGCTGAGCTCCGCGCCCAAGACcgctggggagagaaagagccGGTCAGCAGGGCATGTCCCCTGGGATCCAGCGGAGCAGATCAAAGCCCGCCTTCAGCAAGAACACAGAGCAGAAAGGGCTCTTTATGTGACTTCACCTTTACCCCCACTGGCTTATCCACTTTCAGGGAGATTACACGTGTGCAGGGGAAACAGTTTCCTGAAAAGCGGACCAGCCCCCATGGAGCAGCCCCCAGAGGAACGCCCCGACACGCTGCCTGTTAGAAATCGGGGGTGCCTTCTGCATGGAATTTAGTAGGACAGTGGCTTAAAGTTGACTGTGGACCAAAGATCTAAAGTTAAATAAATCCCCTGCCTCTCCTCAGTGCGGAACCACACCCCCATGCAGGTTGAGGGAGCACCCACCATCTCACACCTGGTGGAGGCAGGGACAAGCCCAGGTGATACATAGTCCTTGAAATTAGGTGGAGTTCAAGAGCTTTCAGGGGATgactggagagaaagaagagaaaccagcTCTGCGATACCCATTGCAGGTGGTAAGTTCTATAGAAATCACTGACCTCCAGTGAGACTGAACAGCAGCTTGGGGACCTAATCAAGGTTCTGTGGGTTTTGAATTCAGAATCCCTGGAGTAGGAAGGCATGTGTCGGATtcaccacctcccccttccccagtaTAGAATCGCCTCTTGTCACTGACAAGTTGGCCATGTGGCTTATCTGCCCAATTTTGTACATTTCAAATGATCAGACACATTCCAGGATTTTCATTCCCTTGACATCTTTTCTCTTTGGCCAGGGTcatgaaaagacacaaaaaaagggCATTGACCCTAAGAAGGGGGAAATGGGCAGATACACATGTACTATCAAAATCCTTAAGCAGCCAGTATTTATCCTAACTCCCCTCCCACAACAGgtgaataaaactgaaaatagaccTCACGCTGTTTGGCGTGCCAAAAACCTGCCAAAAGAAGCCTAAAGTCAATCAcgacaaattttaaagaaaacatctgcTTTACCCTGAAACTGCCTGCGATTATTCAACAGACTGTCTGCAGGTGATTTTACTGCTCAGATATTGCTTGAATGACTTGAATAAAATTCCTTGGCCTCAAGctgaaatgtttaaatattttacacattCGCCCACTATTTAAACAGTATTGAAATAAGATACATAAGTTCCTATATGTGCTGTTACCTGTATGAACACATACATTAGGAATATACCTTTGGCTACATTGTATCTTGTCTTTACTTTCctgaactgtatttttaaaagccaaggaAATACACTACACAAGAATAATAACACGTTACTTTAATGCTATAGGAGCAATTGTTTCCAGTAGAGGAATTTTCCCCCACTAAAAACTTAAATAGCTTTCAGCAGTAATTTCCAGACACTTGATATCTGAGCTGCAGTaataaaaagaacaggaaaaca from Suricata suricatta isolate VVHF042 chromosome 7, meerkat_22Aug2017_6uvM2_HiC, whole genome shotgun sequence carries:
- the EDN1 gene encoding endothelin-1, whose product is MDYFPVIFSLLFVAFQGAPEAAVLGAELSTSPDGGGERPAASAPWRPRRSKRCSCSSLLDKECVYFCHLDIIWVNTPEHIVPYGLGSPSRSKRSLKDSFAVKATDPRKRCRCAGQKDKKCWSFCHAGKELRDQDSLEKGWDDQKKGKDCSEFGEKCIRQKLMAGRKIRRLDAISNSVKTAFRVAKLKAEVYREKKVTHNRTH